One part of the Glycine soja cultivar W05 chromosome 11, ASM419377v2, whole genome shotgun sequence genome encodes these proteins:
- the LOC114374198 gene encoding amino acid transporter AVT1I-like → MSMAGEQGDRFSSVTIPLLDDEKLHQVNGSDEALVSKTCVLHTPHVGNTSFFMTCFHLINALSGVGIISMPYALASGGWLSISLLFVIAIACCYTGILVKRCMDMDPVIKNFPDIGQRAFGDKGRIIVSIAMNSELYLVVTGFLILEGDNLDKLVPNMQLELAGLTIGGTSIFTMIAALVILPSVLLEDLSMLSYVSASGALASSIFLLSIFWNGTIDGTGFHAKGTIFRLSGIPAAVSLYAFCYSAHPILPTLYNSMRDKSQFSKVLSACFTVCTLGYAAAGVLGYLMFGQEVESQVTLNLPTGKFSSHVAIFTTLVNPITKYALMLTPVINAVKNKVSWHYNKRFTHMFVSTSMLISTLIVAVAIPLFGYLMSLIGALLSVSTSILMPSVCYLKISGAYKRFGSEMIINYSIIIMGVTIAVVGTYTSLVDIVHNL, encoded by the exons ATGTCTATGGCTGGTGAGCAAGGTGATAGATTCTCCTCCGTTACCATACCCCTTCTCGATGATGAAAAATTGCACCAAGTGAATGGTTCAGATGAGGCTTTGGTGTCCAAAACTTGTGTTCTGCACACACCTCATGTGGGTAATACCTCCTTTTTCATGACCTGCTTCCATCTCATTAATGCCCTCTCAG GAGTTGGTATTATTTCCATGCCTTATGCACTGGCATCTGGGGGATGGTTAAGCATATCCCTACTATTTGTGATTGCCATTGCTTGTTGTTACACTGGCATTTTGGTCAAAAGATGCATGGATATGGACCCTGTTATCAAGAATTTTCCTGACATAGGTCAACGTGCATTTGGCGACAAGGGAAGGATAATAGTATCAATTGCTATGAATTCTGAGCTCTACCTAGTTGTAACAGGTTTTCTGATTTTAGAGGGTGACAATCTCGACAAACTAGTACCAAACATGCAACTTGAACTTGCAGGGTTAACAATTGGTGGTACATCAATTTTTACCATGATTGCTGCCCTTGTTATTTTGCCTAGTGTTTTGTTGGAGGATTTGAGCATGCTATCTTATGTCTCTGCTAGTGGTGCATTGGCTTCTTCCATTTTCCTCCTTTCTATATTTTGGAATGGAACCATTGATGGCACAGGATTTCATGCAAAGGGAACAATTTTTAGATTGAGTGGAATACCTGCTGCTGTCAGTTTATATGCCTTCTGTTATAGTGCTCATCCTATCCTTCCTACTCTCTATAATTCTATGAGAGACAAAAGTCAGTTCTCCAAG GTGCTGTCTGCATGCTTTACCGTATGCACCCTTGGTTATGCAGCAGCAGGTGTTTTGGGCTACTTAATGTTTGGACAGGAGGTTGAATCACAAGTGACTTTGAACCTCCCAACAGGCAAGTTCAGTTCACATGTGGCAATATTCACTACCTTGGTCAATCCTATAACCAAATATGCATTGATGCTTACTCCAGTCATAAATGCTGTAAAAAACAAAGTTTCATGGCATTACAACAAAAGGTTCACACATATGTTTGTCAGTACTTCCATGCTCATTAGCACTCTTATTGTAGCCGTGGCAATTCCCTTGTTTGGATATCTCATGTCACTCATTGGGGCATTACTAAGTGTCTCAACTTCAATTTTAATGCCATCAGTGTGCTACTTGAAGATTTCAGGAGCTTACAAGAGATTTGGGTCTGAAATGATCATcaattattcaataataataatggggGTTACTATTGCTGTTGTGGGTACTTATACATCTCTTGTAGATATAGTTCATAATTTGTAA